From Mus musculus strain C57BL/6J chromosome 8, GRCm38.p6 C57BL/6J, a single genomic window includes:
- the Rspry1 gene encoding RING finger and SPRY domain-containing protein 1 precursor, translated as MIVFGWAVFLASRSLGQGLLLTLEEHIAHLLGTTGATATMGNSCICRDDSGAEDNVDTHQQQAENSTVPTADSRSQPRDPVRPPRRGRGPHEPRRKKQNVDGLVLDTLAVIRTLVDNDQEPPYSMITLHEMAETDEGWLDVVQSLIRVIPLEDPLGPAVITLLLDECPLPTKDALQKLTEILNLNGEVACQDSGHPAKHRNTSAVLGCLAEKLAGPASIGLLSPGILEYLLQCLKLQSHPTVMLFALIALEKFAQTSENKLTISESSISDRLVTLELWADDPDYLKRQVGFCAQWSLDNLFLKEGRQLTYEKVDLNNIRAMLNSNDVSEYLKISPHGLEARCDASSFESVRCTFCVDTGVWYYEVTVVTSGVMQIGWATRDSKFLNHEGYGIGDDEYSCAYDGCRQLIWYNARSKPHVHPCWKEGDTVGFLLDLNEKQMIFFLNGNQLPPEKQVFSSTVSGFFAAASFMSYQQCEFNFGARPFKYPPSMKFSTFNDYAFLTAEEKIILPRHRRLALLKQVSIRENCCSLCCDEVADTQLKPCGHSDLCMDCALQLETCPLCRKEIVSRIRQISHIS; from the exons ATGATTGTCTTTGGTTGGGCTGTGTTCTTAGCAAGCAGAAGCCTTGGTCAGGGTCTGCTGCTGACTCTTGAGGAGCACATAGCCCACCTATTGGGGACTACAGGTGCCACTGCTACTATGGGTAATTCCTGCATCTGCCGAGATGACAGTGGAGCAGAAGACAATGTTGACACCCACCAGCAACAGGCTGAGAACAGTACAGTCCCTACTGCTGATAGTAGGAGCCAACCTCGGGACCCTGTCCGGCCTCCAAGGAGAGGCCGAGGACCTCATgagccaaggagaaagaaacaaaatgtggATGGGTTAGTGCTGGACACACTGGCGGTAATACGGACTCTTGTAGATAA TGATCAGGAACCTCCTTATTCAATGATTACATTACATGAAATGGCAGAAAcag ATGAAGGATGGTTGGATGTTGTCCAGTCTTTAATTAGAGTTATTCCATTGGAAGATCCATTGGGACCAGCTGTTATAACCTTGTTACTAGACGAATGTCCATTGCCCACTAAA GATGCACTCCAGAAATTGACCGAAATTCTCAATTTAAATGGAGAGGTAGCATGCCAGGACTCAGGCCACCCTGCCAAACATAGGAATACATCCGCAGTCTTGGGCTGTTTGGCTGAGAAACTAGCAG GTCCTGCAAGCATAGGTTTACTTAGCCCAGGAATACTGGAATATTTGCTACAGTGTCTG AAGTTACAGTCCCACCCCACAGTCATGCTTTTTGCACTGATTGCACTGGAAAAGTTTGCCCAGACAA GTGAGAATAAATTGACTATCTCTGAATCCAGTATCAGTGACCGACTGGTCACATTGGAGCTGTGGGCTGATGATCCTGATTATCTGAAACGTCAAGTTGGCTTCTGTGCCCAGTGGAGCTTAGACAATCTCT TTTTAAAAGAAGGTAGACAACTAACCTACGAGAAAGTGGACTTGAATAACATTAGGGCCATGCTGAACAGCAATGATGTCAGCGAGTACTTGAAGATCTCACCTCACGGCTTGGAG GCTCGCTGTGACGCCTCCTCCTTTGAGAGTGTACGCTGCACTTTTTGTGTGGACACTGGGGTGTGGTACTATGAAGTAACAGTGGTCACTTCTGGTGTCATGCAGATTGGCTGGGCTACTCGAGACAGCAAGTTTCTCAACCAC GAAGGATACGGCATTGGGGACGATGAGTACTCCTGTGCCTACGATGGCTGCCGGCAGCTGATTTGGTACAATGCCAGAAGTAAGCCTCATGTGCACCCGTGCTGGAAGGAAG GAGACACAGTAGGGTTCCTGTTAGACTTGAATGAAAAGCAAATGATCTTCTTTTTAAATGGCAACCAGCTGCCTCCTGAGAAGCAAGTCTTTTCATCCACCGT ATCTGGATTTTTTGCTGCAGCTAGTTTCATGTCATACCAACAATGCGAGTTCAATTTTGGAGCAAGACCATTCAAATACCCACCATCTATGAAATTTAGCACTTTTAATGATTACGCCTTCCTAACAGCTGAAGAAAAGATAATTTTGCCAAG GCACAGGCGCCTTGCTCTGCTGAAGCAAGTCAGTATTCGCGAGAACTGCTGTTCGCTCTGTTGTGATGAGGTGGCAGACACACAGCTGAAGCCTTGTGGACACAG CGACCTGTGCATGGATTGTGCCTTGCAACTGGAGACCTGCCCATTGTGTCGTAAAGAAATAGTGTCTAGAATCAGACAGATTTCTCATATTTCATGA